A single genomic interval of Zingiber officinale cultivar Zhangliang chromosome 4A, Zo_v1.1, whole genome shotgun sequence harbors:
- the LOC121971435 gene encoding putative zinc transporter At3g08650, producing the protein MTLVCRGILYFSIVLVFFCSSCLAESEKIPSLRIRTAPQRNLENVVIGGSGKIAGFDSSEGQFQEFNDRKTDKTRVSVSTVAWLTLGMAAATGLGAVPFFFIELEPQYAGVCNGMAAGVMLAASFDLVEEGQNYGSGNWVVFGILAGGIFILLCKKFLEQYGEVSMLDIKGADASKVILVVGIMTLHSFGEGSGVGVSFAGPKGLSQGILVTLAIAVHNIPEGLAVSMVLASRGVSPHKAMLWSVITSLPQPIVAVPSFLCADTFNKVLPFCTGFAAGCMIWMVIAEVLPDAFKEAVPSQVASAGTLAVAFMETLSTVLQGFSNDSSFEDKSGFLVSLLFGLGPLLGGIILVTFALAFHLQHAILMGMASGVAFVLAVWRPLQLLASLKIGLFSLSLFLIAGSALYNMAAACVLRLFQHRKSSINEIAHSSSCSFSALTLQSFSACGAISLHALAEGLALGVAAPKAYGLGRHMVIPVSLHGLPRGAAIASCIFGATSSWKAALAAAALSGLAGPASAIGAILAGIDYSGLDYLMVFACGALVPSFGRILQRALKLEARKSILGLLMGIGFASFCLMSTRLVCLHTPYCNSAPEAVT; encoded by the exons ATGACGTTAGTGTGTAGAGGAATCCTTTActtttcaattgttttagtttttTTCTGTTCTTCTTGTCTTGCTGAGTCTGAAAAGATACCTTCACTAAGAATTAGGACAGCTCCTCAGAGAAACCTAGAAAATGTGGTCATTGGTGGATCTGGTAAAATTGCTGGATTTGATAGTTCTGAAGGCCAATTTCAAGAGTTTAATGACAGAAAAACAGATAAAACTCGAGTTTCAGTTTCAACTGTTGCATGGCTTACACTTGGGATGGCTGCAGCAACTGGCTTGGGTGCGGTGCCATTTTTCTTCATAGAGCTTGAGCCACAGTATGCAGGTGTCTGTAACGGTATGGCTGCTGGAGTGATGCTTGCCGCAAGCTTTGATCTAGTAGAAGAGGGACAGAACTACGGTAGTGGAAATTGGGTGGTTTTCGGGATTTTAGCTGGAGGAATCTTCATTTTGCTTTGTAAGAAG TTTTTGGAACAATATGGAGAAGTGAGCATGTTAGACATCAAAGGTGCTGATGCAAGTAAAGTTATTCTTGTTGTTGGTATAATGACACTTCATTCCTTCGGTGAGGGGTCTGGTGTCGGCGTATCCTTTGCCGGTCCAAAGGGATTATCTCAAGGCATTTTGGTGACTTTAGCTATTGCTGTTCATAATATACCTGAAGGCTTGGCTGTTAGCATGGTACTTGCATCACGAGGGGTTTCCCCGCACAAAGCGATGCTGTGGAGTGTCATCACATCCTTGCCACAG CCCATTGTTGCTGTCCCATCTTTCCTCTGCGCCGACACATTCAACAAAGTCCTGCCTTTCTGTACGGGTTTTGCTGCTGGATGCATGATCTGGATGGTCATTGCAGAAGTTCTCCCTGATGCATTCAAG GAAGCAGTTCCATCTCAAGTTGCTTCTGCAGGCACCCTCGCTGTAGCATTCATGGAAACTTTGAGCACAGTGCTTCAAGGTTTTAGCAACGATTCCAG TTTCGAAGACAAATCTGGTTTCTTAGTGTCTTTACTTTTTGGTCTTGGACCATTGCTGGGTGGCATCATCCTTGTCACTTTTGCACTTGCCTTCCATCTGCAACATGCTATTCTCATGGGCATGGCTTCCGGAGTAGCATTTGTTCTCGCCGTATGGAGGCCTCTCCAGCTACTTGCGTCGTTAAAGATTGGACTATTTTCCCTTTCACTATTCCTTATAGCAGGCTCCGCCCTCTACAACATGGCTGCGGCTTGCGTGCTGCGACTGTTCCAGCACAGAAAGTCCTCGATCAATGAGATTGCACATTCGTCTAGTTGTTCCTTTAGTGCTCTCACTCTTCAATCATTTAGCGCTTGCGGAGCTATTTCTCTACATGCCTTAGCCGAGGGGCTTGCTTTAGGTGTGGCAGCCCCGAAAGCGTATGGACTCGGTCGCCATATGGTTATTCCGGTCTCACTACATGGGCTCCCACGAGGTGCTGCCATTGCGAGCTGTATCTTCGGAGCCACAAGTAGCTGGAAAGCAGCATTAGCTGCTGCGGCCTTGTCTGGACTTGCTGGGCCTGCTTCAGCCATCGGAGCCATTCTCGCTGGCATCGATTACAGTGGCCTTGACTACTTGATGGTCTTTGCTTGCGGCGCATTGGTTCCTAGTTTCGGTAGAATATTGCAGCGGGCACTGAAGCTCGAAGCAAGGAAGAGCATCTTGGGTCTCCTCATGGGGATTGGTTTCGCATCGTTCTGTTTAATGTCGACCAGGCTGGTTTGCTTGCACACTCCTTACTGCAACTCCGCCCCTGAAGCTGTCACATAG
- the LOC121973716 gene encoding putative nuclease HARBI1, whose protein sequence is MLVLLFALYYVLICSYLRDNVRHIKTKEEKRVNRMRWMCRLTMDCDSACISQLRMDRATFRILCDMVANIGGLKPTKNTSIEEVVAMFIYTLAHHKKSRTISLLFYRSTETVSRQFHQVLNAILKLYPILLKKPELITQDCQDEKWKCFQGCLGALDGTLIKVTPPTEDKPRYRTRKGRISTNVLGVCCPNMQFIYVLPGWEGSAHDGRVLRDVISRPHGLRVPRGCYYLVDSGYCNANGFLVPYRGQRYHLKEFDGHQPETPEEYFNMKHSKARNVIERCFGLLKGRWKILASPSFFSIQTQIRIIMACCLMHNLIRKFMSFDPQESLIADEEEESDRGSDNEEVEYITQINPSNGWSSFRNNMATNMYNTLSTRPSGNVSD, encoded by the exons ATGTTGGTCTTGTTATTTGCTCTATATTATGTACTCATTTGTTCATACCTTCGAGATAATGTTCGTCATAtcaaaacaaaagaagaaaaaagagtcAATCGAATGAGATGGATGTGTAGATTGACAATGGATTGTGATTCTGCTTGCATTAGTCAACTTCGCATGGATAGAGCAACCTTTAGGATATTGTGTGATATGGTAGCAAACATTGGAGGACTAAAACCCACTAAGAACACATCCATAGAGGAGGTTGTAGCAATGTTCATATATACCTTGGCTCATCACAAAAAAAGTAGAACAATTAGCCTACTTTTTTACCGTAGTACAGAAACAGTGAGTCGGCAATTTCATCAAGTTCTTAatgcaattttaaaattatatcctaTTTTGCTCAAGAAGCCAGAACTTATTACTCAGGATTGTCAAGATGAGAAGTGGAAATGTTTTCAG GGATGCTTAGGAGCGTTAGATGGAACATTAATTAAAGTTACACCTCCTACAGAAGATAAACCTCGTTATCGCACTAGAAAAGGGCGTATTTCAACTAATGTATTAGGTGTTTGTTGCCCAAACATGCAATTCATATATGTATTGCCTGGTTGGGAGGGATCAGCACATGATGGTCGTGTGCTTCGAGATGTGATATCAAGACCGCATGGTCTAAGGGTCCCTCGAG GTTGTTATTACTTGGTTGACTCTGGATATTGCAATGCAAATGGATTTCTTGTCCCATACCGAGGACAACGATATCACCTAAAAGAATTTGATGGCCATCAACCGGAGACACCAGAGGAATACTTCAACATGAAGCATTCCAAGGCTAGGAATGTTATAGAAAGATGTTTTGGGTTGTTAAAAGGGAGATGGAAGATTCTTGCATCACCATCATTTTTCTCCATTCAAACCCAAATTCGGATTATCATGGCATGTTGTCTTATGCATAATTTGATTCGCAAGTTTATGAGCTTTGATCCACAAGAGTCACTTATAGCAGATGAGGAAGAGGAATCTGATCGGGGAAGTGACAATGAAGAAGTAGAGTATATTACGCAAATTAATCCAAGCAATGGGTGGTCATCATTTAGAAATAATATGGCAACCAATATGTATAACACATTGTCTACTAGACCTAGTGGCAATGTTAGTGATTGA